A single genomic interval of Musa acuminata AAA Group cultivar baxijiao chromosome BXJ3-4, Cavendish_Baxijiao_AAA, whole genome shotgun sequence harbors:
- the LOC103980503 gene encoding homeobox protein ATH1-like has translation MEKDILNAGLSMTDHNHVSMDTIASLFFSGSTSQPGIKDQNFHEQIMSGNTLFPSLQEESHNNVSPAYYGGFLTPVGYATIDDCVGKNELEEQTEVPLLSSMPLQYNVADTNGLEEDFSTVNLSSSASFPLQEMKISMPRNNFNVLAMQNVTEVLASKTGGSLNKQFDYVRYSDETLKHQVPSSTTSIVHPSCYIKEFSKPELCSDIRTPKFLSYYTPSNELSLSLGSSRPSMSKMLDISDQFSEINCSGIDQVPPKNSRYCSDELGEYSLVVNSLHDVQLRTGTELGNDQHCPGIQEFSTCSGPVNLYGILTSRYFSVTQQILSEVSSYIQLDDSLSGISFSSSCSSERGLVITRSMDFQSSFGDIDSQDHVEKLQALETTREKSQLLTMLQLVDLKYKQCLEEVNGVISLYDDATKSAVPQFSSGFALHTISMLYKNLRERITRSILLVNQQSERKEGRVRAIESSFLQRHWALQQVRRNEWRPKRGLPEKSVSVLRAWMFQNFTHPYPSDGEKNLLALRSGLTRSQVSNWFINARVRLWKPMIEEMYLELGKRNGGEDGAEEECRSHETTKVRESS, from the exons ATGGAGAAAGATATTCTGAATGCTGGCTTATCAATGACAGATCATAATCATGTTTCGATGGACACAATCGCGTCACTCTTTTTTTCAGGCTCAACAAGTCAGCCAGGTATCAAAGATCAAAACTTCCATGAACAGATAATGAGTGGCAATACTTTGTTTCCATCACTGCAGGAAGAAAGCCATAACAATGTTTCTCCAGCATACTATGGTGGTTTTTTGACACCGGTTGGATATGCTACCATTGATGACTGTGTGGGGAAGAATGAACTTGAGGAGCAAACTGAAGTGCCTCTGCTATCATCTATGCCACTTCAGTACAATGTGGCTGACACAAATGGCTTAGAGGAAGATTTTTCGACTGTCAATCTCTCTTCCTCTGCATCATTTCCATTGCAAGAGATGAAAATTTCTATGCCCAGAAACAATTTCAACGTTTTGGCCATGCAAAATGTTACTGAAGTTCTAGCATCCAAAACTGGTGGCAGCTTGAATAAGCAATTTGACTATGTAAGGTATTCTGATGAAACTCTTAAACATCAGGTTCCTTCTTCTACAACAAGCATAGTTCATCCTTCTTGTTATATCAAGGAATTCTCAAAGCCTGAGTTGTGTTCGGATATACGTACTCCAAAATTTCTTAGTTACTATACTCCCTCTAATGAATTGTCTCTTAGTCTTGGCTCCTCCAGACCTTCTATGAGCAAAATGCTAGATATCTCTGACCAGTTCTCAGAAATTAATTGCTCTGGAATAGATCAGGTGCCACCAAAGAACAGTAGATACTGTTCTGATGAGTTAGGAGAATACTCTCTTGTCGTCAATTCTTTGCATGATGTGCAGTTGCGAACTGGAACTGAGCTAGGAAATGATCAACACTGCCCTGGCATTCAGGAGTTCTCTACATGCAGTGGTCCTGTTAATCTGTATGGGATACTGACATCAAGATATTTTAGTGTGACTCAACAAATACTCTCTGAGGTTTCGAGCTATATCCAGTTAGATGACTCACTGAGTGGGATTTCTTTCTCCTCTAGTTGCTCCAGTGAAAGAGGACTTGTCATTACAAGATCCATGGATTTCCAGTCTTCATTTGGAGACATTGATTCCCAGGACCATGTGGAAAAATTGCAAGCCCTTGAAACTACCAGGGAGAAGTCTCAGCTGCTGACTATGCTTCAATTG GTTGACCTCAAGTATAAGCAGTGCTTAGAAGAAGTCAACGGCGTGATATCTCTATATGATGATGCAACCAAATCTGCTGTTCCTCAATTCTCTTCTGGCTTTGCCCTTCACACAATCAGCATGCTCTATAAGAACCTGAGGGAAAGAATCACTCGCAGCATCCTTTTGGTGAATCAACAAAGCGAGCGCAAGGAAGGACGAGTGAGAGCCATTGAGTCTTCTTTTCTCCAGAGACACTGGGCTCTACAGCAGGTAAGAAGGAATGAATGGAGACCTAAAAGAGGATTGCCTGAAAAATCTGTCTCGGTCTTGCGGGCATGGATGTTCCAAAACTTCACTCACCC GTACCCCAGTGACGGAGAGAAAAATTTACTTGCACTAAGAAGTGGATTGACGAGGAGCCAG GTCTCCAACTGGTTCATAAATGCAAGGGTTCGCTTGTGGAAGCCAATGATCGAGGAGATGTACTTGGAACTCGGTAAAAGGAACGGAGGAGAAGATGGTGCAGAGGAAGAGTGCAGAAGCCATGAGACCACTAAAGTCAGAGAATCCAGTTGA
- the LOC135634942 gene encoding zinc finger CCCH domain-containing protein 20-like, giving the protein MAPGERALRHPMGHAPPWPVTEHPMVHAPPWPVTEHPMAGMQQNDTLPVSDVVGLSAMQHFLLGSSADLDLAADEYACDEFRMYEFKVRRCPRGRVHDWTECPYAHSGEKARRRDPRRFQYSGSPCPDFRRGGGCRLGDACDLAHGVFETWLHPARYRTQPCKDGTACSRRVCFFAHTPEQLRIVLPPSPTSSGKIGVNIFSSPTSTLALLSSPSDGSPPLSPLGVDDVLAAMRNLQLGKVRSALPFGTRSGFASPASLESDPATRGRRAAAAVADQSAPRLLEDWGRQEEAAEPAPDLAWVSELVKD; this is encoded by the coding sequence ATGGCGCCCGGCGAGCGTGCCCTCCGCCATCCGATGGGCCACGCCCCTCCTTGGCCTGTAACCGAGCACCCGATGGTCCACGCCCCTCCTTGGCCTGTAACCGAGCACCCGATGGCCGGGATGCAGCAGAACGACACCCTCCCCGTCAGCGACGTCGTCGGCCTCTCCGCGATGCAGCACTTCCTCCTCGGCAGCAGCGCCGACCTGGACCTCGCGGCTGACGAATACGCCTGCGACGAGTTTCGGATGTACGAGTTTAAGGTGCGGCGGTGCCCCCGCGGGCGGGTGCACGACTGGACCGAGTGCCCCTACGCCCACTCGGGAGAGAAAGCGCGACGGCGCGATCCCCGCCGGTTCCAGTACTCCGGCTCCCCATGCCCAGACTTCCGCCGGGGCGGGGGGTGCCGCCTCGGCGACGCCTGCGATCTCGCCCATGGCGTGTTCGAGACATGGCTCCACCCGGCACGCTACCGGACCCAGCCCTGCAAAGACGGCACCGCATGCAGCCGACGCGTGTGCTTTTTCGCTCACACCCCCGAGCAGCTCCGCATCGTCCTGCCCCCGAGCCCGACGTCGTCTGGCAAGATCGGCGTGAACATATTCTCCTCGCCCACGTCGACGCTGGCGCTCCTGTCGTCGCCGTCAGACGGCTCGCCGCCGTTGTCGCCGCTGGGGGTAGACGATGTATTGGCGGCGATGAGGAACCTGCAGCTTGGGAAGGTTAGGTCGGCGTTGCCGTTCGGTACGCGGAGCGGGTTCGCATCCCCGGCGTCCCTCGAGAGCGATCCAGCGACACGGGGTAGGAGGGCAGCGGCGGCCGTGGCGGACCAGTCTGCGCCCAGACTTCTCGAGGACTGGGGGAGGCAGGAGGAGGCTGCGGAGCCGGCGCCGGACCTGGCATGGGTTTCGGAATTGGTGAAAGATTAA
- the LOC103980232 gene encoding UDP-glucose 4-epimerase 1-like, whose protein sequence is MARRILVTGGAGYIGSHTVLQLLLAGFGVVVVDNLDNSSEVAVERVTALAGKYGKNLTFHRIDLRDKDALDKLFASTKFDAVVHFAGLKAVGESVQKPLLYYNNNIIGTIALLEAMVRHGCKKLVFSSSATVYGWPKKVPCTEESPLCAMNPYGRTKLMIEDICRDIHRADKDWNIILLRYFNPIGAHPSGNIGEDPRGFPNNLMPFVQQVAVGRRPALTVFGNDYSTKDGTGVRDYIHVVDLADGHIAALQKLFKSSNLGCEVYNLGTGKGTSVLEMVAAFEKTSGKKIPVVKAGRRPGDAEILYASTRKAEKELKWKAKYGIEEMCRDQWNWAKKNPWGYGSPDSTS, encoded by the exons ATGGCGAGGAGAATCCTGGTCACGGGTGGCGCCGGCTACATCGGCAGCCACACCGTGCTGCAGCTTCTCCTTGCCGGGTTCGGGGTCGTCGTGGTGGACAACCTCGATAACTCCTCCGAGGTCGCTGTCGAGCGCGTGACTGCGCTCGCGGGCAAGTACGGCAAGAACTTGACCTTCCATCGG ATTGATCTACGAGACAAGGATGCATTGGATAAACTTTTTGCTTCAACAAA GTTCGATGCTGTTGTTCACTTTGCTGGGCTTAAGGCTGTGGGTGAAAGTGTTCAGAAACCTTTGCTGTACTACAATAATAACATTATTGGCACCATCGCGCTTTTGGAAGCAATGGTTCGGCACGGATGCAAAAAG CTTGTATTTTCATCATCAGCTACTGTTTATGGATGGCCAAAAAAAGTTCCCTGTACAGAAGAATCCCCTTTATGCGCTATGAACCCGTATGGACGAACTAAG CTTATGATCGAAGACATTTGTCGTGATATCCATCGCGCAGATAAGGATTGGAACATAATATTACTGAGATACTTCAATCCCATTGGAGCTCATCCTAGTGGAAATATTGGTGAAGATCCTCGTGGATTCCCCAATAATCTAATGCCTTTTGTACAACAAGTAGCTGTTGGGAGGAGACCTGCTCTTACAGTATTTGGAAATGATTATTCAACCAAAGACGGCACAGGA GTAAGGGATTATATTCATGTTGTCGATCTAGCAGATGGACATATTGCAGCCCTGCAGAAGCTCTTCAAGTCCTCCAATCTTG GTTGTGAAGTCTATAATCTAGGAACTGGGAAGGGAACATCTGTCTTGGAAATGGTGGCAGCATTTGAGAAGACTTCCGGAAAG AAAATTCCCGTGGTTAAAGCTGGAAGACGACCTGGTGATGCTGAAATTTTATATGCATCTACCAGAAAAGCAGAGAAGGAGCTTAAGTGGAA GGCAAAGTACGGCATCGAGGAAATGTGTCGGGATCAATGGAACTGGGCGAAAAAGAACCCTTGGGGATACGGATCACCTGACTCCACCTCCTGA
- the LOC103980231 gene encoding shaggy-related protein kinase eta isoform X1 — MASLPLGPHNPPPPEQGAFVPAVPSSHPEMAQDKASVVEGNDEVTGHIISTTIGGKNGEPKQTISYMAERVVGNGSFGIVFQAKCLETGETVAIKKVLQDRRYKNRELQLMRSIDHPNVISLKHCFFSTTSRDELFLNLVMEYVPETLYRVLRHYSSVSQRMPLIYVKLYTYQIFRGLAYIHTVPGVCHRDVKPQNVLVDPLTHQVKLCDFGSAKVLVKGEPNISYICSRYYRAPELIFGATEYTTSIDIWSAGCVLAELLLGQPLFPGESAVDQLVEIIKVLGTPTREEIRCMNPNYTEFKFPQIKAHPWHKIFHKRMPLEAIDLTSRLLQYSPSFRCTALEACAHPFFDELREPNARLPNGRPLPPLFNFKQELAGASPELIDKLIPEHARRQSGLSFLQMPRT; from the exons ATGGCTTCCCTGCCGCTTGGACCTCATAATCCGCCGCCGCCGGAGCAGGGCGCCTTCGTCCCCGCCGTACCTTCCAGCCATCCGGAGATGGCCCAAGACAAG GCATCTGTTGTGGAGGGGAATGATGAAGTCACTGGTCATATCATATCCACCACCATTGGAGGCAAGAACGGTGAACCTAAGCAG ACCATTAGTTACATGGCAGAGCGTGTTGTGGGAAATGGCTCATTTGGAATTGTCTTCCAG GCAAAATGCTTGGAAACAGGTGAGACTGTTGCTATAAAGAAGGTTTTGCAGGACCGGAGATACAAAAACCGTGAGCTGCAGTTGATGCGCTCAATAGATCATCCAAATGTTATCTCTCTAAAGCATTGTTTCTTCTCCACCACAAGCAGAGATGAACTTTTTCTCAACCTAGTTATGGAATATGTGCCTGAAACATTATATCGTGTTCTAAGGCATTACAGCAGTGTGAGTCAAAGGATGCCACTTATCTATGTGAAGCTTTACACGTATCAG ATATTTAGAGGGTTGGCTTATATCCATACAGTTCCTGGCGTTTGCCATAGAGATGTAAAGCCACAAAATGTTTTGGTAG ATCCTCTCACTCACCAAGTCAAGCTATGTGATTTTGGAAGTGCAAAAGTTTTG GTCAAGGGTGAACCAAACATTTCCTACATTTGCTCTCGCTATTACCGTGCTCCAGAGCTTATTTTTGGTGCAACAGAATACACAACATCTATTGATATATGGTCAGCAGGTTGTGTTCTTGCTGAGTTGCtccttggtcag CCATTGTTTCCTGGAGAAAGTGCTGTTGATCAGCTTGTTGAGATAATCAAG gTTCTTGGAACTCCAACCCGTGAGGAAATTCGTTGCATGAATCCTAATTATACTGAGTTCAAGTTTCCACAGATAAAAGCTCATCCATGGCACAAG ATATTCCATAAACGAATGCCTCTGGAAGCAATAGATCTTACATCACGCCTTCTCCAATACTCTCCAAGTTTTCGCTGCACTGCA CTGGAAGCATGTGCTCACCCCTTTTTTGATGAGCTGCGGGAACCAAATGCAAGGTTGCCAAATGGCCGTCCTCTGCCTCCTCTTTTTAACTTCAAACAAGAA TTAGCAGGTGCATCACCAGAGCTCATCGACAAGCTGATTCCGGAACATGCGAGGCGCCAATCTGGTCTCAGTTTCTTGCAAATGCCCAGGACGTAA
- the LOC103980231 gene encoding shaggy-related protein kinase eta isoform X2 produces MASLPLGPHNPPPPEQGAFVPAVPSSHPEMAQDKASVVEGNDEVTGHIISTTIGGKNGEPKQTISYMAERVVGNGSFGIVFQAKCLETGETVAIKKVLQDRRYKNRELQLMRSIDHPNVISLKHCFFSTTSRDELFLNLVMEYVPETLYRVLRHYSSVSQRMPLIYVKLYTYQIFRGLAYIHTVPGVCHRDVKPQNVLVDPLTHQVKLCDFGSAKVLVKGEPNISYICSRYYRAPELIFGATEYTTSIDIWSAGCVLAELLLGQPLFPGESAVDQLVEIIKVLGTPTREEIRCMNPNYTEFKFPQIKAHPWHKIFHKRMPLEAIDLTSRLLQYSPSFRCTALEACAHPFFDELREPNARLPNGRPLPPLFNFKQELAGASPELIDKLIPEHARRQSGLSFLQMPRT; encoded by the exons ATGGCTTCCCTGCCGCTTGGACCTCATAATCCGCCGCCGCCGGAGCAGGGCGCCTTCGTCCCCGCCGTACCTTCCAGCCATCCGGAGATGGCCCAAGACAAG GCATCTGTTGTGGAGGGGAATGATGAAGTCACTGGTCATATCATATCCACCACCATTGGAGGCAAGAACGGTGAACCTAAGCAG ACCATTAGTTACATGGCAGAGCGTGTTGTGGGAAATGGCTCATTTGGAATTGTCTTCCAG GCAAAATGCTTGGAAACAGGTGAGACTGTTGCTATAAAGAAGGTTTTGCAGGACCGGAGATACAAAAACCGTGAGCTGCAGTTGATGCGCTCAATAGATCATCCAAATGTTATCTCTCTAAAGCATTGTTTCTTCTCCACCACAAGCAGAGATGAACTTTTTCTCAACCTAGTTATGGAATATGTGCCTGAAACATTATATCGTGTTCTAAGGCATTACAGCAGTGTGAGTCAAAGGATGCCACTTATCTATGTGAAGCTTTACACGTATCAG ATATTTAGAGGGTTGGCTTATATCCATACAGTTCCTGGCGTTTGCCATAGAGATGTAAAGCCACAAAATGTTTTG GTAGATCCTCTCACTCACCAAGTCAAGCTATGTGATTTTGGAAGTGCAAAAGTTTTG GTCAAGGGTGAACCAAACATTTCCTACATTTGCTCTCGCTATTACCGTGCTCCAGAGCTTATTTTTGGTGCAACAGAATACACAACATCTATTGATATATGGTCAGCAGGTTGTGTTCTTGCTGAGTTGCtccttggtcag CCATTGTTTCCTGGAGAAAGTGCTGTTGATCAGCTTGTTGAGATAATCAAG gTTCTTGGAACTCCAACCCGTGAGGAAATTCGTTGCATGAATCCTAATTATACTGAGTTCAAGTTTCCACAGATAAAAGCTCATCCATGGCACAAG ATATTCCATAAACGAATGCCTCTGGAAGCAATAGATCTTACATCACGCCTTCTCCAATACTCTCCAAGTTTTCGCTGCACTGCA CTGGAAGCATGTGCTCACCCCTTTTTTGATGAGCTGCGGGAACCAAATGCAAGGTTGCCAAATGGCCGTCCTCTGCCTCCTCTTTTTAACTTCAAACAAGAA TTAGCAGGTGCATCACCAGAGCTCATCGACAAGCTGATTCCGGAACATGCGAGGCGCCAATCTGGTCTCAGTTTCTTGCAAATGCCCAGGACGTAA